The proteins below come from a single Candidatus Eisenbacteria bacterium genomic window:
- a CDS encoding ABC transporter ATP-binding protein, which produces MGASEVNALDGVSLQIQRGEYVAVMGPSGSGKSTLMNIVGCLDTPTSGSYKLRGIEIRDRDDDELARIRNQEVGFIFQTFNLLSRADALHNVELPLVYAGRPKRDRRERAREMLSLVGLAERMHHRPNELSGGQRQRVAIARALVNEPSIVLADEPTGNLDSKTGLEIMALLDQVHQGGNTVILVTHEEDVAANAERIVRLRDGKIESDQATRRASSRAPASASTTRSASAPTPAS; this is translated from the coding sequence ATGGGAGCCTCGGAGGTGAACGCGCTCGACGGCGTCTCGCTGCAGATCCAGCGCGGGGAATACGTCGCGGTCATGGGTCCGTCCGGCTCCGGGAAATCCACCCTCATGAACATCGTCGGCTGCCTGGATACGCCCACGAGCGGCTCCTACAAGCTGCGCGGGATCGAGATCCGGGATCGCGACGACGACGAGCTCGCTCGAATCCGAAATCAAGAGGTTGGATTCATTTTCCAGACCTTCAATCTGCTCTCGCGAGCCGACGCGCTCCACAACGTGGAGCTGCCTCTGGTCTACGCGGGACGTCCCAAACGCGATCGCCGGGAGCGCGCCCGCGAGATGCTCAGCCTGGTCGGGCTCGCCGAGCGCATGCACCACCGCCCGAACGAGCTTTCGGGCGGCCAGCGCCAGCGCGTCGCGATTGCGCGCGCGCTCGTCAACGAGCCCTCCATCGTGCTCGCGGACGAGCCTACGGGCAACCTGGACTCGAAGACCGGCCTCGAGATCATGGCCCTCTTGGATCAGGTGCACCAAGGGGGAAACACCGTGATCCTGGTCACCCATGAGGAAGACGTCGCCGCCAACGCGGAGCGCATCGTCCGCCTCCGGGACGGCAAGATCGAAAGCGATCAGGCCACGCGCCGCGCCTCGAGCCGCGCCCCCGCTTCGGCATCCACCACCCGCTCCGCGTCCGCGCCGACTCCCGCTTCATGA
- a CDS encoding efflux RND transporter periplasmic adaptor subunit, with amino-acid sequence MKSGMKRGLLIGGGGILLAAIVVANVSKGQGGRLGVQVEDVKVGDLSSTVRAPAKVQPETMVKLSANVPGEVVELAVKEGDSVRKGQFLLRLDAAQYQAQLRQSQAALDAAKSSLRLSEVSLEQSESLLKRKESLFERKLVSPEEIETARTQRNTDKARVDVNREEVARSEAAVQSAQDNLRKTVFHSPIDGTVTQLNVERGEIVMVGTMNNPGTVILRVADLRRMKVEADVDETDVASIRLGQTATVKVDALPDTTLAGRVAEIANSPKVSELGTQEQQTNFVVDVMIDQPPPTLRPGMTADVEIKTATKKNILHVPIQAVVVRTEEELAKAKAGKPGRARKTGSATAAETASADPSGKKGEEVKGVFVMGNGEAQFRKVRTGIASDTDLEVSGDLKANEKVIVGPNKVLRQLKPGSRVKLEEPKAKKGEKR; translated from the coding sequence ATGAAGTCCGGCATGAAGCGGGGGCTCCTCATCGGCGGCGGGGGGATCCTGCTCGCCGCGATCGTGGTGGCCAACGTCTCGAAGGGGCAGGGGGGGCGCCTCGGCGTACAGGTCGAGGACGTGAAGGTGGGGGACCTTTCCTCAACCGTTCGCGCACCCGCCAAGGTGCAACCGGAGACCATGGTCAAGCTGAGCGCCAACGTACCCGGAGAGGTCGTGGAGCTGGCGGTCAAGGAGGGGGACTCCGTCCGGAAGGGGCAGTTCCTCCTTCGGCTCGACGCCGCGCAGTACCAGGCGCAACTGCGGCAGAGTCAGGCCGCCCTCGACGCGGCGAAATCCAGCCTCCGGCTCTCCGAGGTGTCGCTCGAGCAGTCCGAGTCTTTGCTCAAACGCAAGGAATCGCTCTTTGAGCGAAAGCTCGTCTCCCCGGAGGAGATCGAGACCGCGCGCACCCAGCGGAACACGGATAAAGCCCGGGTCGACGTGAACCGCGAGGAGGTCGCGCGTTCCGAAGCGGCGGTCCAGAGCGCGCAGGACAACTTGAGGAAGACGGTGTTTCACTCCCCCATCGACGGCACCGTCACCCAGCTCAACGTGGAGCGAGGCGAGATCGTCATGGTGGGCACGATGAACAATCCGGGTACGGTAATCCTGCGCGTCGCCGATCTCCGGCGCATGAAGGTGGAGGCGGACGTGGACGAGACGGACGTCGCCTCCATCCGGCTGGGGCAGACCGCCACCGTCAAAGTCGACGCGCTCCCCGACACGACGCTCGCCGGACGGGTTGCCGAAATCGCCAACTCTCCCAAGGTCTCGGAGCTGGGGACGCAGGAGCAGCAGACCAACTTCGTCGTGGACGTGATGATCGATCAACCGCCGCCGACCCTCCGCCCGGGCATGACGGCGGACGTCGAGATCAAGACCGCCACAAAGAAGAACATCCTCCACGTGCCGATCCAGGCGGTCGTGGTCCGCACGGAGGAAGAGCTCGCGAAGGCGAAAGCCGGAAAGCCGGGGAGGGCCCGCAAGACGGGCTCCGCCACGGCCGCCGAAACGGCCTCCGCGGATCCATCCGGGAAGAAGGGCGAGGAGGTCAAGGGTGTGTTCGTCATGGGGAACGGCGAGGCGCAGTTCCGCAAGGTACGCACCGGCATCGCGAGCGACACCGACCTCGAGGTCTCGGGAGACCTGAAAGCGAACGAGAAGGTCATCGTCGGGCCGAACAAGGTGCTCCGCCAGCTCAAGCCGGGCAGCCGGGTGAAGCTCGAGGAGCCGAAGGCGAAGAAAGGCGAGAAACGGTGA